In Carya illinoinensis cultivar Pawnee chromosome 9, C.illinoinensisPawnee_v1, whole genome shotgun sequence, the following are encoded in one genomic region:
- the LOC122275124 gene encoding G-type lectin S-receptor-like serine/threonine-protein kinase At1g11410 isoform X1: MSSPSKKLLTPLLLLSLLFQICVSQDTITPDEPLKDGDILVSNRETFALGFFSRLANSSRRYVGIWYNKVPVQTVVWVANRNDPLDGTTGILSIDGHGNLVLTETNRNIPSWSTNASVVSANHSMARLLDTGNLVLVHPETQRPIWQSFDFPTDTWLPFMKLGLDRRAGLNRFLTSWKSKDDPGTGNCTLAIDPTGYPQLFLYKGGAPLWRLGSWTGQRWSGVPEMTQNFIFNSTFVDNQDEITIEDRLTVPNVFSIVVLKEPGVTERFTCNGNGWVRYFSSPTKNCDYYQKCGPNSYCDLNIPEKFECTCLPGFEPKSAHDWFLRDGSGGCVRNRGGEGFVKLARVKVPDTSMARVDMSLSMKECKQECMKNCNCTAYTNAIETKGGIGCLTWHGNLVDMRVYYNVGQDLYLRVDAATLAQHAKKNGLLQNKGKLAILVVFVAVMLLIVASIVYWFIMRKIKEKRQNKCTRELDRSTRNSDLQFLDLRMIVAATNNFSVSNKLGEGGFGSVYKVEIGICFRGCLHDGKEIAVKRLSKYSGQGIEEFKNEVTIIAKLQHRNLVRIIGYCVQGEEKMLIYEYLPNRSLDTLIFDETKRSLLDWAKCFEIICGIAQGILYLHQDSRLRIIHRDLKASNVLLDNAMYPKIADFGMARIVGGESGDQIEANTNRVVGTYGYMSPEYAMQGVFSVKSDVYSFGVLLLEIIIGKRNNTSYHDDPPSNLVGHLWELWKKGKAMEIVDSSMGDKTPDNEVARCIQIGLLCVQEYATDRPNMSAVVAMLGNDKHLPSPQQPAFVLTGHSCKKDTSTSEGAISANEVTVSLLHGR, translated from the exons ATGTCCTCACCTTCTAAAAAGTTATTGACTCCACtgttgcttctctctctccttttccaaaTATGCGTTTCCCAAGATACCATAACGCCGGACGAGCCTCTTAAAGACGGTGACATCCTCGTCTCCAACCGAGAAACGTTTGCTCTTGGATTTTTCAGCCGGCTTGCCAATTCCAGCCGTCGCTACGTCGGGATTTGGTATAACAAAGTTCCAGTACAGACGGTTGTTTGGGTCGCTAACAGAAACGATCCACTCGATGGCACCACGGGTATCCTTTCCATCGACGGTCATGGAAACCTCGTCCTCACCGAGACAAACCGAAACATCCCTAGCTGGTCTACTAACGCTTCTGTTGTCTCCGCGAACCATTCCATGGCTCGGCTCTTGGACACCGGGAACCTCGTTTTGGTTCATCCAGAAACCCAGCGCCCTATATGGCAGAGCTTTGACTTTCCGACCGACACTTGGCTTCCGTTTATGAAACTCGGGCTCGATCGCCGGGCTGGGCTGAACAGGTTCCTGACATCTTGGAAGTCCAAGGATGACCCGGGAACCGGCAACTGCACCTTAGCGATTGATCCAACCGGGTATCCGCAGCTGTTCTTATACAAGGGTGGGGCTCCTTTGTGGCGGCTCGGATCTTGGACCGGACAAAGATGGAGCGGCGTACCCGAAATGACACAGAACTTCATCTTCAACTCCACCTTCGTGGATAATCAAGATGAGATCACCATTGAAGACCGTCTCACTGTACCTAACGTTTTCTCTATTGTGGTGCTAAAGGAACCTGGGGTCACAGAGCGGTTTACTTGCAATGGGAACGGGTGGGTCCGGTATTTTTCCAGCCCGACAAAGAATTGCGATTACTACCAAAAATGCGGACCAAATAGTTACTGTGACCTGAACATCCCAGAAAAGTTCGAGTGCACGTGCTTGCCCGGGTTTGAACCCAAGTCAGCCCATGATTGGTTCCTGAGAGATGGGTCGGGCGGGTGCGTGAGGAATCGAGGAGGAGAAGGGTTCGTGAAGCTTGCACGTGTGAAGGTGCCGGATACCTCGATGGCACGTGTGGACATGAGTCTATCAATGAAAGAGTGCAAGCAAGAGTGCATGAAGAATTGTAATTGTACGGCATACACCAATGCAATTGAGACAAAGGGAGGGATTGGGTGCCTTACATGGCACGGGAACTTGGTGGACATGAGAGTCTATTACAACGTAGGACAAGATTTATATCTACGCGTGGATGCTGCTACATTAG ctcAACATGCAAAGAAGAATGGTCTTCTTCAAAATAAAGGAAAGCTGGCGATTCTTGTGGTTTTTGTTGCAGTAATGCTACTTATTGTGGCTTCCATTGTGTATTGGTTCATAATGAGGAAGATAAAAG AGAAAAGGCAAAACAAGTGTACAAGGGAGCTCGATAGAAGTACGAGAAATTCAGATTTACAATTCCTTGACCTAAGAATGATAGTTGCAGCCACGAATAACTTCTCTGTTTCTAACAAGCTAGGAGAAGGTGGTTTTGGATCAGTGTACAAG GTTGAAATTGGTATTTGCTTTCGGGGTTGCTTACATGATGGAAAGGAAATAGCAGTGAAAAGACTATCGAAGTACTCTGGACAAGGCATAGAAGAGTTCAAGAATGAAGTTACAATCATTGCTAAACTTCAACACAGGAACCTTGTGAGGATTATTGGTTATTGCGTtcaaggagaagaaaagatgtTAATCTATGAGTACTTGCCAAATAGAAGTTTGGACACTTTAATTTTTG ATGAAACAAAAAGGTCATTGTTAGATTGGGCCAAATGCTTCGAGATTATTTGTGGGATTGCTCAAGGGATCTTATATCTTCATCAAGACTCAAGATTAAGGATTATCCACAGAGATCTAAAAGCCAGCAATGTTCTGCTTGACAATGCAATGTATCCAAAAATTGCAGATTTTGGTATGGCTAGAATCGTTGGAGGGGAGTCAGGGGACCAAATTGAAGCAAATACAAATCGGGTTGTTGGAACATA TGGTTATATGTCTCCGGAGTATGCAATGCAAGGGGTATTTTCCGTGAAGTCAGATGTATACAGCTTTGGGGTTTTGCTGCTTGAGATCATTATTGGCAAAAGGAACAATACTTCTTATCATGATGATCCCCCCTCAAACTTGGTTGGACAT CTTTGGGAGTTATGGAAGAAAGGCAAAGCCATGGAAATAGTTGATTCATCAATGGGTGACAAGACCCCCGATAATGAAGTTGCAAGATGCATTCAAATTGGACTTTTGTGCGTGCAAGAATATGCAACAGATCGACCAAACATGTCAGCAGTTGTTGCAATGTTGGGTAATGACAAACATCTTCCTTCTCCACAACAACCTGCATTTGTTTTGACGGGTCATAGCTGTAAGAAAGACACGTCAACTAGCGAAGGAGCCATTTCTGCCAATGAAGTAACAGTTTCTTTGCTTCACGGTCGTTAA
- the LOC122275124 gene encoding G-type lectin S-receptor-like serine/threonine-protein kinase At1g11410 isoform X2, translated as MSSPSKKLLTPLLLLSLLFQICVSQDTITPDEPLKDGDILVSNRETFALGFFSRLANSSRRYVGIWYNKVPVQTVVWVANRNDPLDGTTGILSIDGHGNLVLTETNRNIPSWSTNASVVSANHSMARLLDTGNLVLVHPETQRPIWQSFDFPTDTWLPFMKLGLDRRAGLNRFLTSWKSKDDPGTGNCTLAIDPTGYPQLFLYKGGAPLWRLGSWTGQRWSGVPEMTQNFIFNSTFVDNQDEITIEDRLTVPNVFSIVVLKEPGVTERFTCNGNGWVRYFSSPTKNCDYYQKCGPNSYCDLNIPEKFECTCLPGFEPKSAHDWFLRDGSGGCVRNRGGEGFVKLARVKVPDTSMARVDMSLSMKECKQECMKNCNCTAYTNAIETKGGIGCLTWHGNLVDMRVYYNVGQDLYLRVDAATLAQHAKKNGLLQNKGKLAILVVFVAVMLLIVASIVYWFIMRKIKEKRQNKCTRELDRSTRNSDLQFLDLRMIVAATNNFSVSNKLGEGGFGSVYKGCLHDGKEIAVKRLSKYSGQGIEEFKNEVTIIAKLQHRNLVRIIGYCVQGEEKMLIYEYLPNRSLDTLIFDETKRSLLDWAKCFEIICGIAQGILYLHQDSRLRIIHRDLKASNVLLDNAMYPKIADFGMARIVGGESGDQIEANTNRVVGTYGYMSPEYAMQGVFSVKSDVYSFGVLLLEIIIGKRNNTSYHDDPPSNLVGHLWELWKKGKAMEIVDSSMGDKTPDNEVARCIQIGLLCVQEYATDRPNMSAVVAMLGNDKHLPSPQQPAFVLTGHSCKKDTSTSEGAISANEVTVSLLHGR; from the exons ATGTCCTCACCTTCTAAAAAGTTATTGACTCCACtgttgcttctctctctccttttccaaaTATGCGTTTCCCAAGATACCATAACGCCGGACGAGCCTCTTAAAGACGGTGACATCCTCGTCTCCAACCGAGAAACGTTTGCTCTTGGATTTTTCAGCCGGCTTGCCAATTCCAGCCGTCGCTACGTCGGGATTTGGTATAACAAAGTTCCAGTACAGACGGTTGTTTGGGTCGCTAACAGAAACGATCCACTCGATGGCACCACGGGTATCCTTTCCATCGACGGTCATGGAAACCTCGTCCTCACCGAGACAAACCGAAACATCCCTAGCTGGTCTACTAACGCTTCTGTTGTCTCCGCGAACCATTCCATGGCTCGGCTCTTGGACACCGGGAACCTCGTTTTGGTTCATCCAGAAACCCAGCGCCCTATATGGCAGAGCTTTGACTTTCCGACCGACACTTGGCTTCCGTTTATGAAACTCGGGCTCGATCGCCGGGCTGGGCTGAACAGGTTCCTGACATCTTGGAAGTCCAAGGATGACCCGGGAACCGGCAACTGCACCTTAGCGATTGATCCAACCGGGTATCCGCAGCTGTTCTTATACAAGGGTGGGGCTCCTTTGTGGCGGCTCGGATCTTGGACCGGACAAAGATGGAGCGGCGTACCCGAAATGACACAGAACTTCATCTTCAACTCCACCTTCGTGGATAATCAAGATGAGATCACCATTGAAGACCGTCTCACTGTACCTAACGTTTTCTCTATTGTGGTGCTAAAGGAACCTGGGGTCACAGAGCGGTTTACTTGCAATGGGAACGGGTGGGTCCGGTATTTTTCCAGCCCGACAAAGAATTGCGATTACTACCAAAAATGCGGACCAAATAGTTACTGTGACCTGAACATCCCAGAAAAGTTCGAGTGCACGTGCTTGCCCGGGTTTGAACCCAAGTCAGCCCATGATTGGTTCCTGAGAGATGGGTCGGGCGGGTGCGTGAGGAATCGAGGAGGAGAAGGGTTCGTGAAGCTTGCACGTGTGAAGGTGCCGGATACCTCGATGGCACGTGTGGACATGAGTCTATCAATGAAAGAGTGCAAGCAAGAGTGCATGAAGAATTGTAATTGTACGGCATACACCAATGCAATTGAGACAAAGGGAGGGATTGGGTGCCTTACATGGCACGGGAACTTGGTGGACATGAGAGTCTATTACAACGTAGGACAAGATTTATATCTACGCGTGGATGCTGCTACATTAG ctcAACATGCAAAGAAGAATGGTCTTCTTCAAAATAAAGGAAAGCTGGCGATTCTTGTGGTTTTTGTTGCAGTAATGCTACTTATTGTGGCTTCCATTGTGTATTGGTTCATAATGAGGAAGATAAAAG AGAAAAGGCAAAACAAGTGTACAAGGGAGCTCGATAGAAGTACGAGAAATTCAGATTTACAATTCCTTGACCTAAGAATGATAGTTGCAGCCACGAATAACTTCTCTGTTTCTAACAAGCTAGGAGAAGGTGGTTTTGGATCAGTGTACAAG GGTTGCTTACATGATGGAAAGGAAATAGCAGTGAAAAGACTATCGAAGTACTCTGGACAAGGCATAGAAGAGTTCAAGAATGAAGTTACAATCATTGCTAAACTTCAACACAGGAACCTTGTGAGGATTATTGGTTATTGCGTtcaaggagaagaaaagatgtTAATCTATGAGTACTTGCCAAATAGAAGTTTGGACACTTTAATTTTTG ATGAAACAAAAAGGTCATTGTTAGATTGGGCCAAATGCTTCGAGATTATTTGTGGGATTGCTCAAGGGATCTTATATCTTCATCAAGACTCAAGATTAAGGATTATCCACAGAGATCTAAAAGCCAGCAATGTTCTGCTTGACAATGCAATGTATCCAAAAATTGCAGATTTTGGTATGGCTAGAATCGTTGGAGGGGAGTCAGGGGACCAAATTGAAGCAAATACAAATCGGGTTGTTGGAACATA TGGTTATATGTCTCCGGAGTATGCAATGCAAGGGGTATTTTCCGTGAAGTCAGATGTATACAGCTTTGGGGTTTTGCTGCTTGAGATCATTATTGGCAAAAGGAACAATACTTCTTATCATGATGATCCCCCCTCAAACTTGGTTGGACAT CTTTGGGAGTTATGGAAGAAAGGCAAAGCCATGGAAATAGTTGATTCATCAATGGGTGACAAGACCCCCGATAATGAAGTTGCAAGATGCATTCAAATTGGACTTTTGTGCGTGCAAGAATATGCAACAGATCGACCAAACATGTCAGCAGTTGTTGCAATGTTGGGTAATGACAAACATCTTCCTTCTCCACAACAACCTGCATTTGTTTTGACGGGTCATAGCTGTAAGAAAGACACGTCAACTAGCGAAGGAGCCATTTCTGCCAATGAAGTAACAGTTTCTTTGCTTCACGGTCGTTAA
- the LOC122275124 gene encoding G-type lectin S-receptor-like serine/threonine-protein kinase RKS1 isoform X4, with product MSSPSKKLLTPLLLLSLLFQICVSQDTITPDEPLKDGDILVSNRETFALGFFSRLANSSRRYVGIWYNKVPVQTVVWVANRNDPLDGTTGILSIDGHGNLVLTETNRNIPSWSTNASVVSANHSMARLLDTGNLVLVHPETQRPIWQSFDFPTDTWLPFMKLGLDRRAGLNRFLTSWKSKDDPGTGNCTLAIDPTGYPQLFLYKGGAPLWRLGSWTGQRWSGVPEMTQNFIFNSTFVDNQDEITIEDRLTVPNVFSIVVLKEPGVTERFTCNGNGWVRYFSSPTKNCDYYQKCGPNSYCDLNIPEKFECTCLPGFEPKSAHDWFLRDGSGGCVRNRGGEGFVKLARVKVPDTSMARVDMSLSMKECKQECMKNCNCTAYTNAIETKGGIGCLTWHGNLVDMRVYYNVGQDLYLRVDAATLEKRQNKCTRELDRSTRNSDLQFLDLRMIVAATNNFSVSNKLGEGGFGSVYKVEIGICFRGCLHDGKEIAVKRLSKYSGQGIEEFKNEVTIIAKLQHRNLVRIIGYCVQGEEKMLIYEYLPNRSLDTLIFDETKRSLLDWAKCFEIICGIAQGILYLHQDSRLRIIHRDLKASNVLLDNAMYPKIADFGMARIVGGESGDQIEANTNRVVGTYGYMSPEYAMQGVFSVKSDVYSFGVLLLEIIIGKRNNTSYHDDPPSNLVGHLWELWKKGKAMEIVDSSMGDKTPDNEVARCIQIGLLCVQEYATDRPNMSAVVAMLGNDKHLPSPQQPAFVLTGHSCKKDTSTSEGAISANEVTVSLLHGR from the exons ATGTCCTCACCTTCTAAAAAGTTATTGACTCCACtgttgcttctctctctccttttccaaaTATGCGTTTCCCAAGATACCATAACGCCGGACGAGCCTCTTAAAGACGGTGACATCCTCGTCTCCAACCGAGAAACGTTTGCTCTTGGATTTTTCAGCCGGCTTGCCAATTCCAGCCGTCGCTACGTCGGGATTTGGTATAACAAAGTTCCAGTACAGACGGTTGTTTGGGTCGCTAACAGAAACGATCCACTCGATGGCACCACGGGTATCCTTTCCATCGACGGTCATGGAAACCTCGTCCTCACCGAGACAAACCGAAACATCCCTAGCTGGTCTACTAACGCTTCTGTTGTCTCCGCGAACCATTCCATGGCTCGGCTCTTGGACACCGGGAACCTCGTTTTGGTTCATCCAGAAACCCAGCGCCCTATATGGCAGAGCTTTGACTTTCCGACCGACACTTGGCTTCCGTTTATGAAACTCGGGCTCGATCGCCGGGCTGGGCTGAACAGGTTCCTGACATCTTGGAAGTCCAAGGATGACCCGGGAACCGGCAACTGCACCTTAGCGATTGATCCAACCGGGTATCCGCAGCTGTTCTTATACAAGGGTGGGGCTCCTTTGTGGCGGCTCGGATCTTGGACCGGACAAAGATGGAGCGGCGTACCCGAAATGACACAGAACTTCATCTTCAACTCCACCTTCGTGGATAATCAAGATGAGATCACCATTGAAGACCGTCTCACTGTACCTAACGTTTTCTCTATTGTGGTGCTAAAGGAACCTGGGGTCACAGAGCGGTTTACTTGCAATGGGAACGGGTGGGTCCGGTATTTTTCCAGCCCGACAAAGAATTGCGATTACTACCAAAAATGCGGACCAAATAGTTACTGTGACCTGAACATCCCAGAAAAGTTCGAGTGCACGTGCTTGCCCGGGTTTGAACCCAAGTCAGCCCATGATTGGTTCCTGAGAGATGGGTCGGGCGGGTGCGTGAGGAATCGAGGAGGAGAAGGGTTCGTGAAGCTTGCACGTGTGAAGGTGCCGGATACCTCGATGGCACGTGTGGACATGAGTCTATCAATGAAAGAGTGCAAGCAAGAGTGCATGAAGAATTGTAATTGTACGGCATACACCAATGCAATTGAGACAAAGGGAGGGATTGGGTGCCTTACATGGCACGGGAACTTGGTGGACATGAGAGTCTATTACAACGTAGGACAAGATTTATATCTACGCGTGGATGCTGCTACATTAG AGAAAAGGCAAAACAAGTGTACAAGGGAGCTCGATAGAAGTACGAGAAATTCAGATTTACAATTCCTTGACCTAAGAATGATAGTTGCAGCCACGAATAACTTCTCTGTTTCTAACAAGCTAGGAGAAGGTGGTTTTGGATCAGTGTACAAG GTTGAAATTGGTATTTGCTTTCGGGGTTGCTTACATGATGGAAAGGAAATAGCAGTGAAAAGACTATCGAAGTACTCTGGACAAGGCATAGAAGAGTTCAAGAATGAAGTTACAATCATTGCTAAACTTCAACACAGGAACCTTGTGAGGATTATTGGTTATTGCGTtcaaggagaagaaaagatgtTAATCTATGAGTACTTGCCAAATAGAAGTTTGGACACTTTAATTTTTG ATGAAACAAAAAGGTCATTGTTAGATTGGGCCAAATGCTTCGAGATTATTTGTGGGATTGCTCAAGGGATCTTATATCTTCATCAAGACTCAAGATTAAGGATTATCCACAGAGATCTAAAAGCCAGCAATGTTCTGCTTGACAATGCAATGTATCCAAAAATTGCAGATTTTGGTATGGCTAGAATCGTTGGAGGGGAGTCAGGGGACCAAATTGAAGCAAATACAAATCGGGTTGTTGGAACATA TGGTTATATGTCTCCGGAGTATGCAATGCAAGGGGTATTTTCCGTGAAGTCAGATGTATACAGCTTTGGGGTTTTGCTGCTTGAGATCATTATTGGCAAAAGGAACAATACTTCTTATCATGATGATCCCCCCTCAAACTTGGTTGGACAT CTTTGGGAGTTATGGAAGAAAGGCAAAGCCATGGAAATAGTTGATTCATCAATGGGTGACAAGACCCCCGATAATGAAGTTGCAAGATGCATTCAAATTGGACTTTTGTGCGTGCAAGAATATGCAACAGATCGACCAAACATGTCAGCAGTTGTTGCAATGTTGGGTAATGACAAACATCTTCCTTCTCCACAACAACCTGCATTTGTTTTGACGGGTCATAGCTGTAAGAAAGACACGTCAACTAGCGAAGGAGCCATTTCTGCCAATGAAGTAACAGTTTCTTTGCTTCACGGTCGTTAA
- the LOC122275124 gene encoding G-type lectin S-receptor-like serine/threonine-protein kinase At1g11410 isoform X3, which produces MSSPSKKLLTPLLLLSLLFQICVSQDTITPDEPLKDGDILVSNRETFALGFFSRLANSSRRYVGIWYNKVPVQTVVWVANRNDPLDGTTGILSIDGHGNLVLTETNRNIPSWSTNASVVSANHSMARLLDTGNLVLVHPETQRPIWQSFDFPTDTWLPFMKLGLDRRAGLNRFLTSWKSKDDPGTGNCTLAIDPTGYPQLFLYKGGAPLWRLGSWTGQRWSGVPEMTQNFIFNSTFVDNQDEITIEDRLTVPNVFSIVVLKEPGVTERFTCNGNGWVRYFSSPTKNCDYYQKCGPNSYCDLNIPEKFECTCLPGFEPKSAHDWFLRDGSGGCVRNRGGEGFVKLARVKVPDTSMARVDMSLSMKECKQECMKNCNCTAYTNAIETKGGIGCLTWHGNLVDMRVYYNVGQDLYLRVDAATLVMLLIVASIVYWFIMRKIKEKRQNKCTRELDRSTRNSDLQFLDLRMIVAATNNFSVSNKLGEGGFGSVYKVEIGICFRGCLHDGKEIAVKRLSKYSGQGIEEFKNEVTIIAKLQHRNLVRIIGYCVQGEEKMLIYEYLPNRSLDTLIFDETKRSLLDWAKCFEIICGIAQGILYLHQDSRLRIIHRDLKASNVLLDNAMYPKIADFGMARIVGGESGDQIEANTNRVVGTYGYMSPEYAMQGVFSVKSDVYSFGVLLLEIIIGKRNNTSYHDDPPSNLVGHLWELWKKGKAMEIVDSSMGDKTPDNEVARCIQIGLLCVQEYATDRPNMSAVVAMLGNDKHLPSPQQPAFVLTGHSCKKDTSTSEGAISANEVTVSLLHGR; this is translated from the exons ATGTCCTCACCTTCTAAAAAGTTATTGACTCCACtgttgcttctctctctccttttccaaaTATGCGTTTCCCAAGATACCATAACGCCGGACGAGCCTCTTAAAGACGGTGACATCCTCGTCTCCAACCGAGAAACGTTTGCTCTTGGATTTTTCAGCCGGCTTGCCAATTCCAGCCGTCGCTACGTCGGGATTTGGTATAACAAAGTTCCAGTACAGACGGTTGTTTGGGTCGCTAACAGAAACGATCCACTCGATGGCACCACGGGTATCCTTTCCATCGACGGTCATGGAAACCTCGTCCTCACCGAGACAAACCGAAACATCCCTAGCTGGTCTACTAACGCTTCTGTTGTCTCCGCGAACCATTCCATGGCTCGGCTCTTGGACACCGGGAACCTCGTTTTGGTTCATCCAGAAACCCAGCGCCCTATATGGCAGAGCTTTGACTTTCCGACCGACACTTGGCTTCCGTTTATGAAACTCGGGCTCGATCGCCGGGCTGGGCTGAACAGGTTCCTGACATCTTGGAAGTCCAAGGATGACCCGGGAACCGGCAACTGCACCTTAGCGATTGATCCAACCGGGTATCCGCAGCTGTTCTTATACAAGGGTGGGGCTCCTTTGTGGCGGCTCGGATCTTGGACCGGACAAAGATGGAGCGGCGTACCCGAAATGACACAGAACTTCATCTTCAACTCCACCTTCGTGGATAATCAAGATGAGATCACCATTGAAGACCGTCTCACTGTACCTAACGTTTTCTCTATTGTGGTGCTAAAGGAACCTGGGGTCACAGAGCGGTTTACTTGCAATGGGAACGGGTGGGTCCGGTATTTTTCCAGCCCGACAAAGAATTGCGATTACTACCAAAAATGCGGACCAAATAGTTACTGTGACCTGAACATCCCAGAAAAGTTCGAGTGCACGTGCTTGCCCGGGTTTGAACCCAAGTCAGCCCATGATTGGTTCCTGAGAGATGGGTCGGGCGGGTGCGTGAGGAATCGAGGAGGAGAAGGGTTCGTGAAGCTTGCACGTGTGAAGGTGCCGGATACCTCGATGGCACGTGTGGACATGAGTCTATCAATGAAAGAGTGCAAGCAAGAGTGCATGAAGAATTGTAATTGTACGGCATACACCAATGCAATTGAGACAAAGGGAGGGATTGGGTGCCTTACATGGCACGGGAACTTGGTGGACATGAGAGTCTATTACAACGTAGGACAAGATTTATATCTACGCGTGGATGCTGCTACATTAG TAATGCTACTTATTGTGGCTTCCATTGTGTATTGGTTCATAATGAGGAAGATAAAAG AGAAAAGGCAAAACAAGTGTACAAGGGAGCTCGATAGAAGTACGAGAAATTCAGATTTACAATTCCTTGACCTAAGAATGATAGTTGCAGCCACGAATAACTTCTCTGTTTCTAACAAGCTAGGAGAAGGTGGTTTTGGATCAGTGTACAAG GTTGAAATTGGTATTTGCTTTCGGGGTTGCTTACATGATGGAAAGGAAATAGCAGTGAAAAGACTATCGAAGTACTCTGGACAAGGCATAGAAGAGTTCAAGAATGAAGTTACAATCATTGCTAAACTTCAACACAGGAACCTTGTGAGGATTATTGGTTATTGCGTtcaaggagaagaaaagatgtTAATCTATGAGTACTTGCCAAATAGAAGTTTGGACACTTTAATTTTTG ATGAAACAAAAAGGTCATTGTTAGATTGGGCCAAATGCTTCGAGATTATTTGTGGGATTGCTCAAGGGATCTTATATCTTCATCAAGACTCAAGATTAAGGATTATCCACAGAGATCTAAAAGCCAGCAATGTTCTGCTTGACAATGCAATGTATCCAAAAATTGCAGATTTTGGTATGGCTAGAATCGTTGGAGGGGAGTCAGGGGACCAAATTGAAGCAAATACAAATCGGGTTGTTGGAACATA TGGTTATATGTCTCCGGAGTATGCAATGCAAGGGGTATTTTCCGTGAAGTCAGATGTATACAGCTTTGGGGTTTTGCTGCTTGAGATCATTATTGGCAAAAGGAACAATACTTCTTATCATGATGATCCCCCCTCAAACTTGGTTGGACAT CTTTGGGAGTTATGGAAGAAAGGCAAAGCCATGGAAATAGTTGATTCATCAATGGGTGACAAGACCCCCGATAATGAAGTTGCAAGATGCATTCAAATTGGACTTTTGTGCGTGCAAGAATATGCAACAGATCGACCAAACATGTCAGCAGTTGTTGCAATGTTGGGTAATGACAAACATCTTCCTTCTCCACAACAACCTGCATTTGTTTTGACGGGTCATAGCTGTAAGAAAGACACGTCAACTAGCGAAGGAGCCATTTCTGCCAATGAAGTAACAGTTTCTTTGCTTCACGGTCGTTAA